The DNA sequence CATTGTCGGAACAAAAGGAATCGGCAAAACGTCACTCTGCGCTGTAATTTTTGACAACGAAGAGGTGAAGAAAAGATTCTTACCAAGGGTTTGGGTCTCCATGCCCACACCGTCGGATGAAGAATACAGAAAGTGCCCCAAAAGAGCGATAGCCAAACGGATCTTATCGTCGCTCGGAGTGGAAGAAGTTGAGAATCACGGCCTAAAAGGGCTCATTTGTGCTCTTCGCCAAGAATTGGCGAGGAAGAGGTATTTGATCGTGTTGGACCAGTGGTACGGAGATTTGAGTTCGAGTGAAGGGGATAGTTTGGGTTTGGAACATGGATTTCCGAAAGGCTATGGAGGTACAGTGATAGTGACGAGTAGGACCGAAAGAGTGGCCAAACAGATTTTTGGGGATGATAAGAGAACTGTAATACCGCTTTTACCCCTCACGGATGCTGATATGTGCTGGGCTATATTCAAGCAAGAAGTGGAGAAAGATGAGTGGGACTTCAGTCCTTCCAACATTGAAGAGTTGAAACAGCAAGTTTTAGAAAGAAGTGGGGGGATTCCTCTACGGGctaaagttttgggtgagtttaTGCTTAACCAACTCCGACAATCCAACAACACAACTCCAACTATGTAAACAATAAGCCTAAAATTACTCCTTGTACTCTATTAATTCTTTATAATAAGAAGAAACAACTCTGTTTTGTTTACTGACATTtaatctcttttatttttctgagAGAACtaagtatattttattatttttacctcaaaaaaaaaagtatattttatttttttccaagTGATGATAGTTAGTAatgtattatatgtttcacATTAGTTATATTTTGTTTGTAATAATAAGATCTCACCTAGCTTTCATAGCTCAGTTGGTTAGAGCACCCGTTTAGTAAGCGGGAGGTCTTGAGttcaactctcaatgaaagcaaaTTCTCTTTTTTTATCATTATTCAATCAATGCCGTTTAAGCAAA is a window from the Cannabis sativa cultivar Pink pepper isolate KNU-18-1 chromosome 1, ASM2916894v1, whole genome shotgun sequence genome containing:
- the LOC115704609 gene encoding probable disease resistance protein At4g19060; amino-acid sequence: MERVIEEYLLDKLKRGLNGKESSNSSKIPMHSKFRHIHNSLEKLLSLSSTQPVKQQGQSSFKEKLYILNDLLTECQILSTKKRTIHFPYINIRIKLNKIKAELESALSQNGNVNPQPNGSANSSPNADISQRRTTPTTYRFVDSKIIHGFEEHLATLERLVVRQKSDEDDGYKAIAIVGTKGIGKTSLCAVIFDNEEVKKRFLPRVWVSMPTPSDEEYRKCPKRAIAKRILSSLGVEEVENHGLKGLICALRQELARKRYLIVLDQWYGDLSSSEGDSLGLEHGFPKGYGGTVIVTSRTERVAKQIFGDDKRTVIPLLPLTDADMCWAIFKQEVEKDEWDFSPSNIEELKQQVLERSGGIPLRAKVLGEFMLNQLRQSNNTTPTM